In one Musa acuminata AAA Group cultivar baxijiao chromosome BXJ2-5, Cavendish_Baxijiao_AAA, whole genome shotgun sequence genomic region, the following are encoded:
- the LOC103984686 gene encoding probable receptor-like protein kinase At5g20050, which translates to MEAKRAKVFAASAVVSLLVLLVVLWICLGPSTASYIVSGLVFAAILAILAWVLTLYTALDRMQMSAARWSALEREELRVEYSFLRKVAGLPIKFRLDDLVVATDNFQALVGRGSSASVFRGILDDGTPVAVKRIEAAERGDREFRSEVSAIASIQHVNLVRLLGYCIVPAGPKFLVYEFVANGSLDKWIFPSARKDHDGRRRCLPWAMRYRAAVDVAKALSYLHHDCRARVLHLDVKPENILLDEGFRAVVADFGLSKLMGKDESRVVTTIRGTRGYLAPEWIIGSGVSDKSDIYSYGMVLLEMVGGRRSVQLVDGDVASRRKWSYFPQIVSEKVRQGRMMEVVDERLKSVEGPPDEKEVRTLVHVALWCIQEKAETRPSMARVVDMLEGRIAVDDDPPKPDMIISSLLSPEPDVFDEAGAKDTHAAAAGMLELDTQSATTYSLDVSSILSAR; encoded by the coding sequence ATGGAGGCCAAGAGAGCAAAGGTTTTTGCCGCCTCTGCAGTCGTCAGCCTCCTGGTCCTGCTCGTCGTCCTGTGGATCTGCCTCGGACCGTCCACTGCCTCTTACATCGTGTCCGGCCTGGTCTTTGCCGCCATCCTGGCCATCTTGGCCTGGGTGTTGACCTTGTACACGGCGCTCGACCGGATGCAGATGTCCGCGGCGAGGTGGTCGGCGCTTGAGCGGGAGGAGCTCCGCGTCGAGTATAGCTTCCTCCGCAAGGTCGCGGGCCTGCCCATCAAGTTCCGACTCGACGATCTCGTGGTGGCCACCGACAACTTCCAGGCCCTGGTGGGGCGCGGCTCCTCGGCGTCGGTGTTCCGCGGGATCCTCGACGACGGAACGCCCGTGGCCGTGAAGCGGATTGAGGCGGCTGAGCGTGGGGACCGTGAGTTCCGCTCCGAGGTCTCCGCCATCGCCAGCATACAACACGTCAATCTCGTCCGCCTCCTCGGCTATTGCATTGTCCCAGCCGGCCCAAAGTTCCTGGTCTACGAATTCGTGGCGAACGGATCCCTGGACAAGTGGATCTTCCCTTCCGCCCGGAAGGACCACGACGGCCGCCGGCGGTGCCTGCCATGGGCCATGAGGTACCGTGCCGCCGTCGACGTGGCCAAGGCCCTGAGCTACCTCCACCACGACTGCCGCGCCCGCGTCCTCCACCTCGACGTCAAGCCAGAGAACATCCTGCTCGACGAGGGCTTCCGGGCCGTCGTGGCGGACTTCGGGCTGTCGAAGCTGATGGGAAAGGACGAGAGCCGGGTGGTGACCACCATCCGGGGGACGCGCGGCTACTTGGCCCCCGAGTGGATCATCGGGTCGGGCGTCTCCGACAAGTCCGACATCTACAGCTACGGGATGGTGCTGCTGGAGATGGTCGGAGGGCGGCGTAGCGTGCAGCTGGTGGACGGAGACGTCGCCTCGCGCAGGAAGTGGTCCTACTTCCCCCAGATCGTGAGCGAGAAGGTGAGGCAGGGGAGGATGATGGAGGTCGTCGACGAAAGGCTGAAGAGCGTCGAAGGGCCACCGGACGAGAAGGAGGTGCGCACCTTGGTGCATGTGGCGCTGTGGTGCATCCAGGAGAAGGCGGAGACCCGGCCGAGCATGGCACGCGTGGTGGACATGCTCGAGGGTAGGATCGCCGTCGACGACGACCCACCGAAGCCGGACATGATCATCTCGAGCCTCCTATCCCCCGAGCCGGACgttttcgatgaggcgggcgccaaGGATACACATGCGGCGGCAGCCGGAATGCTGGAGTTGGATACCCAATCGGCAACGACTTATTCATTGGATGTGTCGTCGATCTTGTCAGCTCGATAG
- the LOC103984683 gene encoding pentatricopeptide repeat-containing protein At5g40400, producing the protein MNLFQICLVSRTVGRHRVVGGTNLIQFSCARATLFALVFRVHLSTGRAPSSSPPPPPTAAAHPPAAALSSAEVFSPTTNDSTNPLSSLLPLSLNPFNATVDLITSRLKQQQQQQQLYDDELGGGGRELLEAHLLPFLRPQEVSRILLRCQSLPVASLRFFRWTQSHVLPSPHNFALLAHILASSAHSSQALCILSDFVRTYNRVDDAFQALLAASAACCNGHPAVFGMLVNVYTKLGRTSDALETFRRAIELGLAPDAEAFNCLLNSLAKSRSLDLCWDLYGEMRRIGIPLNSYTFNILIHALCRGSSKERIRAEDFLEKMESEGFDPDAITYNTLMDAYCRRGMLEDAFHLYRIMRYRGVEPDLISYTILMNGLCRDGKVIQARQLFDTMLRRGVCPDSRSYNVLLNGYCREGKLKESKLLVQEMISGGLMPDDFACSTIVEAHIKGGKLLPCLNLIALLHKIGIIISVVVYKCLINALCMEGRPSAARSLLKRMQVDGYEPDLEIYNSLMDSFCKCESLESEALALKNEMVGKGIRPDIVTYRILIKCLCRSGKTFESESLMKEMIEWDIQPDPGICAALVGGCCEKRDLAKAESLLVYFAEKFQIYENNGYNSLIRLYCYEREMSETIELLDRLQKLGYISNGETCRSLIHGLSRSRNHHGSISS; encoded by the coding sequence ATGAATCTCTTCCAGATATGCTTAGTCAGTCGGACAGTTGGCCGACATCGTGTTGTTGGTGGAACCAATTTGATTCAGTTTTCCTGTGCGAGGGCTACTTTGTTTGCCCTCGTGTTTAGGGTGCACCTGAGCACTGGAAGAGCCCCATCATCgtctccgccgccgcctcctacAGCAGCAGCACACCCACCGGCAGCAGCTCTATCGTCTGCAGAAGTATTCTCCCCAACCACCAACGACTCCACCAACCCACTCTcttctctcctccctctctccctcaATCCCTTCAATGCCACCGTCGACCTCATTACCTCCCGactcaagcagcagcagcagcagcagcaactatATGACGATGAACTgggcggaggaggaagagaattACTGGAAGCCCATCTCCTTCCTTTCCTACGCCCGCAGGAGGTCTCCCGCATCCTACTCCGCTGCCAATCCCTCCCCGTCGCCTCCCTCCGTTTCTTCCGATGGACCCAATCCCACGTCCTCCCTTCACCCCACAACTTTGCGCTCCTCGCCCACATTCTCGCCTCCTCTGCCCATTCCTCTCAGGCCCTCTGCATCCTCTCGGACTTCGTCCGCACCTACAACCGCGTTGATGACGCCTTCCAGGCCCTCCTCGCTGCCTCCGCCGCCTGCTGCAATGGCCACCCTGCCGTCTTCGGTATGCTGGTCAATGTGTATACCAAACTAGGAAGGACCTCGGACGCCCTCGAAACCTTCAGGAGGGCGATCGAGTTGGGCCTCGCCCCTGATGCTGAAGCCTTTAATTGCCTCCTCAACTCTCTTGCCAAGTCCAGAAGCCTTGATCTGTGCTGGGACTTGTACGGCGAGATGCGGAGGATCGGTATCCCCTTGAACTCGTACACTTTCAACATACTGATACACGCCCTGTGCCGTGGCAGCAGCAAAGAGCGCATCAGGGCTGAGGACTTCTTGGAGAAGATGGAATCGGAAGGGTTCGATCCAGATGCCATCACTTACAATACCCTTATGGACGCGTACTGCCGGAGGGGCATGTTGGAAGACGCATTCCACCTTTACAGGATCATGCGTTACAGGGGTGTTGAACCCGATCTGATTTCGTACACGATTCTGATGAATGGCCTTTGTAGAGATGGTAAGGTCATCCAGGCACGACAGCTGTTCGACACAATGCTTCGCAGAGGCGTCTGCCCAGATAGCCGTTCGTACAACGTTCTATTAAATGGATACTGCAGGGAAGGCAAACTGAAGGAATCGAAATTACTGGTGCAAGAGATGATATCAGGTGGCTTGATGCCAGATGACTTTGCTTGCAGCACGATTGTTGAAGCACATATAAAGGGTGGGAAGCTGCTTCCTTGTTTGAACCTGATTGCATTGCTTCACAAAATAGGGATCATTATCTCTGTTGTTGTCTACAAGTGCCTCATCAATGCACTGTGCATGGAAGGCAGGCCGAGTGCGGCAAGGAGTCTGTTGAAGCGAATGCAGGTTGATGGATATGAGCCTGACCTAGAGATCTATAATTCACTTATGGACTCATTTTGTAAGTGTGAATCTTTGGAGTCAGAGGCTCTTGCTTTAAAGAATGAAATGGTTGGCAAGGGCATCAGACCGGACATTGTTACATATCGAATTCTCATCAAATGCCTATGCAGATCTGGCAAAACTTTTGAGAGTGAGAGCTTGATGAAGGAAATGATCGAGTGGGATATTCAGCCTGACCCTGGCATATGTGCTGCCTTGGTTGGTGGCTGCTGTGAGAAAAGGGATCTTGCTAAAGCAGAATCACTTCTGGTGTACTTTGCTGAAAAGTTTCAGATATATGAGAACAATGGCTACAATTCCCTGATCCGGTTATACTGTTATGAGAGAGAGATGTCTGAGACAATCGAACTGCTGGATAGGTTGCAGAAGCTAGGATACATTTCAAATGGTGAAACATGCAGAAGTTTGATACATGGACTGTCGAGAAGTAGGAACCATCATGGCAGTATATCATCTTGA
- the LOC103984685 gene encoding uncharacterized protein LOC103984685, giving the protein MQRSPLRQQQRVIDCSSPVEMHRGSSSYASGATRRPVEFGRSYVVRPKGRHQATIVWLHGLGDTGASCSHLVETLPLPNIKWICPTAPTRPVAMFGGFACTAWFDIGEISEDGADDVDGMDASAAHIANLLSSEPPDVKLGIGGFSMGAAAALYSATCFTHGKYGNGNVYPINLSAVVGLSGWLPCSRSLKTKVDSSQDAARRAASLPLLLCHGRGDGVVPYAHGERSAEVLRMSGFRNLTFKTFNGLEHYTTPEEMDAVCKWLTARLRLDASRS; this is encoded by the exons ATGCAGAGGAGCCCGTTGCGGCAGCAGCAGAGGGTCATCGACTGCTCCTCTCCCGTCGAAATGCATCGCGGTAGCAGCTCGTATGCTTCTG GTGCGACCAGGAGGCCGGTGGAGTTCGGGAGAAGCTACGTGGTAAGGCCGAAGGGAAGACACCAAGCTACCATCGTGTGGCTTCATGGGTTAGGCGATACCGGAGCAAG TTGCTCACACCTCGTGGAAACCCTTCCTCTGCCAAAC ATTAAGTGGATATGCCCCACTGCTCCTACCCGACCGGTTGCAATGTTTGGTGGATTTGCCTGCACAGCAT GGTTTGATATCGGGGAGATATCAGAGGATGGCGCTGATGATGTTGATGGAATGGATGCTTCGGCAGCACATATCGCAAATCTACTGTCTTCTGAGCCACCTGATG TGAAGCTTGGCATCGGTGGGTTCAGCATGGGTGCTGCAGCTGCCCTGTACTCTGCCACTTGCTTCACGCATGGTAAATATGGAAATGGCAATGTATACCCCATAAACCTCAGTGCAGTTGTTGGTCTCAGTGGCTGGCTTCCATGTTCCAG GAGCTTGAAGACCAAGGTGGATAGTTCACAAGATGCTGCAAGACGGGCTGCCTCCTTGCCTCTTTTGCTCTGCCATGGAAGAG GAGATGGAGTCGTTCCCTATGCCCACGGGGAGAGGTCCGCGGAGGTCCTAAGAATGTCTGGGTTTCGAAATCTCACGTTCAAGACCTTCAATGG ACTCGAACACTACACGACaccggaagagatggatgctgtgTGCAAGTGGCTCACAGCGAGGCTGCGGCTCGATGCGTCTCGCTCATGA
- the LOC103984684 gene encoding uncharacterized protein LOC103984684 isoform X2 produces MPKQRRSWSQSFDRRSRASPFPSSSSSHNQPESAESAKDIKEWEEVRCPVCMEHPHNAVLLLCSSHDKGCRPFMCDTSYRHSNCLDQYRKAFSGSKPPQDNGDTQQPTKLSCPLCRGSVTGWTVVEPARRYMNAKTRSCSTESCAFSGIYGELRKHARKEHPSVRPSEADPERQQDWRRMERQRDLGDLFSMFRSAVTREEDEVNINEDDEETNGSMFIFPSVTMFLVVHVHREGGNDTGRSSLPRSFISSSLRGSSRGRRRSGVVPWGESLSNSTSTGTLDGANDDEVNNDGGSDVVDTTSQQNQGRQRRQVWMSDDDGDDDDDDDVS; encoded by the coding sequence ATGCCTAAGCAAAGGAGGTCATGGTCTCAGTCCTTTGACCGGCGATCTCGTGCATCACCTTTTCCATCTAGTTCTTCCTCACATAACCAACCTGAGTCTGCAGAATCAGCCAAGGACATCAAAGAATGGGAGGAGGTTCGATGCCCTGTGTGCATGGAACACCCTCACAATGCTGTTCTCCTCCTATGCTCCTCACACGACAAGGGTTGTCGTCCATTCATGTGTGACACTAGCTACCGTCATTCTAACTGTCTGGATCAGTACCGCAAGGCTTTTTCTGGATCCAAGCCACCACAGGATAATGGTGACACACAGCAACCAACCAAGCTCTCATGCCCTCTTTGCCGAGGTTCAGTTACTGGCTGGACAGTGGTGGAGCCTGCTCGTAGATATATGAATGCTAAAACTCGTAGCTGCTCCACGGAGTCATGTGCATTTAGTGGCATTTATGGGGAGCTAAGGAAGCATGCAAGGAAAGAGCATCCATCCGTGCGGCCATCAGAGGCAGACCCTGAGCGACAGCAAGACTGGAGAAGGATGGAACGGCAACGGGACCTTGGTGACCTATTCAGCATGTTTCGCTCAGCTGTAACCAGAGAGGAAGATGAGGTCAACATCAACGAGGACGATGAAGAGACCAATGGAAGCATGTTCATATTTCCCTCGGTCACTATGTTTTTGGTAGTACATGTGCATCGAGAAGGAGGAAACGACACCGGTCGATCATCTCTGCCACGGTCTTTCATTTCAAGCTCTTTGAGGGGTTCATCGAGGGGCCGAAGGAGAAGTGGGGTGGTCCCATGGGGAGAGTCCTTAAGCAATTCAACGTCCACTGGCACGCTTGATGGAGCAAATGACGATGAAGTTAACAATGATGGTGGATCCGATGTGGTAGATACAACTTCTCAACAGAACCAAGGAAGACAACGGAGGCAGGTTTGGATGTCAGATGATgacggtgatgatgatgatgatgatgatgtatcttGA
- the LOC103984684 gene encoding uncharacterized protein LOC103984684 isoform X1, which produces MTRDSQKLLSLREYRVPFPLFLSPWRRLRPSQVQQRLLFPTDAYISVVEWIAAAQIASVSPKSLPFSQLRSRSALPRDCPENSSGAAFLIILRRFLGGFIHLKLANMPKQRRSWSQSFDRRSRASPFPSSSSSHNQPESAESAKDIKEWEEVRCPVCMEHPHNAVLLLCSSHDKGCRPFMCDTSYRHSNCLDQYRKAFSGSKPPQDNGDTQQPTKLSCPLCRGSVTGWTVVEPARRYMNAKTRSCSTESCAFSGIYGELRKHARKEHPSVRPSEADPERQQDWRRMERQRDLGDLFSMFRSAVTREEDEVNINEDDEETNGSMFIFPSVTMFLVVHVHREGGNDTGRSSLPRSFISSSLRGSSRGRRRSGVVPWGESLSNSTSTGTLDGANDDEVNNDGGSDVVDTTSQQNQGRQRRQVWMSDDDGDDDDDDDVS; this is translated from the exons ATGACACGGGATTCACAG AAATTGCTGTCTCTTCGGGAATATAGGGTTCcttttcctctctttctctctccttggcGCCGTCTCCGCCCAAGCCAAGTCCAACAAAGACTCCTCTTCCCAACAGATGCATATATTTCAGTCGTTGAATGGATCGCCGCAGCCCAAATAGCAAGCGTTTCGCCCAAATCTCTCCCCTTTTCGCAGCTCCGATCTCGCTCTGCCTTACCTCG TGACTGTCCCGAGAATTCTTCCGGTGCGGCATTCCTCATCATACTAAGAAGATTTTTGGGTGGTTTCATTCATCTTAAACTAGCTAATATGCCTAAGCAAAGGAGGTCATGGTCTCAGTCCTTTGACCGGCGATCTCGTGCATCACCTTTTCCATCTAGTTCTTCCTCACATAACCAACCTGAGTCTGCAGAATCAGCCAAGGACATCAAAGAATGGGAGGAGGTTCGATGCCCTGTGTGCATGGAACACCCTCACAATGCTGTTCTCCTCCTATGCTCCTCACACGACAAGGGTTGTCGTCCATTCATGTGTGACACTAGCTACCGTCATTCTAACTGTCTGGATCAGTACCGCAAGGCTTTTTCTGGATCCAAGCCACCACAGGATAATGGTGACACACAGCAACCAACCAAGCTCTCATGCCCTCTTTGCCGAGGTTCAGTTACTGGCTGGACAGTGGTGGAGCCTGCTCGTAGATATATGAATGCTAAAACTCGTAGCTGCTCCACGGAGTCATGTGCATTTAGTGGCATTTATGGGGAGCTAAGGAAGCATGCAAGGAAAGAGCATCCATCCGTGCGGCCATCAGAGGCAGACCCTGAGCGACAGCAAGACTGGAGAAGGATGGAACGGCAACGGGACCTTGGTGACCTATTCAGCATGTTTCGCTCAGCTGTAACCAGAGAGGAAGATGAGGTCAACATCAACGAGGACGATGAAGAGACCAATGGAAGCATGTTCATATTTCCCTCGGTCACTATGTTTTTGGTAGTACATGTGCATCGAGAAGGAGGAAACGACACCGGTCGATCATCTCTGCCACGGTCTTTCATTTCAAGCTCTTTGAGGGGTTCATCGAGGGGCCGAAGGAGAAGTGGGGTGGTCCCATGGGGAGAGTCCTTAAGCAATTCAACGTCCACTGGCACGCTTGATGGAGCAAATGACGATGAAGTTAACAATGATGGTGGATCCGATGTGGTAGATACAACTTCTCAACAGAACCAAGGAAGACAACGGAGGCAGGTTTGGATGTCAGATGATgacggtgatgatgatgatgatgatgatgtatcttGA
- the LOC103984815 gene encoding F-box only protein 6-like, translating into MWEHLSLDLLAHVFSFLPPDAVARAMAACKHWFDCARSRLPPSRQPPWLVALPARAARGRPSCYAHDPALNRWHVLPLDLFPCPLRLVAPVGSSLLCKLAASSDLRLVLLNPFTRQFRNLPDLTMPRRNPAVGIVVRGVDATSDSSSSFSVIVAGGASGSCYEPTVEMYDTGPGGWSLVGPMPVEFAVRLTVWTPNESVHALDGAMYWMTSARAYSVMGFDLGRRAWREVKAPMADRLEWAALVRRPSGKLGLVGGDGDGQGAVWELIEEDKWVAVGRVPAELGRRFWGRSKSAATRCVGGEEAVYLFRDLGSEMLVWRESSSSQIKKNKEGEETWEWRLVQGRCCMPNIPIKAALLHPTLSRSSFPASL; encoded by the coding sequence ATGTGGGAGCACCTTTCCTTGGATCTCCTCGCCCacgtcttctccttcctccccccgGACGCTGTAGCCCGCGCCATGGCGGCCTGCAAGCACTGGTTCGACTGCGCCCGCTCTCGCTTACCGCCGTCCCGCCAACCCCCCTGGCTCGTGGCCTTGCCCGCGCGCGCCGCCCGCGGTAGACCCTCCTGCTACGCCCACGATCCCGCCCTCAACCGCTGGCACGTGCTCCCCCTCGACCTCTTCCCTTGCCCGCTCCGCCTCGTGGCCCCCGTGGGTAGTTCTCTCCTCTGCAAGCTCGCGGCCTCCTCTGACCTCCGCCTCGTTCTTCTGAACCCTTTTACCCGCCAGTTCcggaacctcccggatttgacgaTGCCGCGTCGCAATCCGGCCGTCGGGATCGTCGTCCGCGGGGTGGACGCCACGTCCGACTCTTCTTCCTCATTCAGCGTGATAGTCGCCGGCGGCGCGTCGGGGTCCTGCTACGAGCCCACGGTGGAGATGTACGACACGGGGCCCGGCGGGTGGTCCCTGGTCGGGCCGATGCCAGTCGAATTCGCGGTGCGGCTGACGGTGTGGACGCCCAACGAGAGCGTGCACGCGCTCGACGGGGCCATGTACTGGATGACCTCCGCTCGGGCGTACAGCGTGATGGGGTTCGACCTGGGGCGGAGGGCGTGGCGGGAGGTGAAGGCGCCCATGGCGGATCGGCTGGAGTGGGCGGCTTTGGTACGGCGCCCCAGCGGGAAGCTGGGTTTGGTAGGCGGCGACGGCGACGGGCAGGGGGCCGTGTGGGAACTGATTGAGGAGGACAAGTGGGTAGCGGTGGGAAGGGTGCCGGCTGAGCTGGGGAGGAGGTTCTGGGGAAGGAGCAAGTCAGCGGCCACCAGGTGCGTCGGGGGCGAGGAGGCGGTGTACTTGTTCAGGGACCTGGGCTCCGAGATGTTGGTGTGGAGGGAGTCGTCATCATCACAAATCAAGAAAAACAAGGAAGGGGAAGAGACATGGGAGTGGCGTTTGGTACAAGGGCGCTGTTGCATGCCCAACATCCCCATCAAGGCAGCGCTGCTTCATCCCACCCTATCACGCTCCAGCTTCCCGGCTTCGTTGTAG